In Chromatiaceae bacterium, a single genomic region encodes these proteins:
- the ilvD gene encoding dihydroxy-acid dehydratase, translated as MPQYRSRTTTHGRNMAGARALWRATGMKDGDFDKPIIAIANSFTQFVPGHVHLKDLGQLVAREIERAGGVAKEFNTIAVDDGIAMGHGGMLYSLPSRDLIADSVEYMVNAHCADALVCISNCDKITPGMLNAALRLNIPTVFVSGGPMEAGKVSLATKGNVKLDLVDAMVSAADPHETDEDVAAIERSACPTCGSCSGMFTANSMNCLTEALGLSLPGNGSLLATHAERKNLFLEAGRLIVELARRYYEQDDVRVLPRSIATFEAFENAIALDIAMGGSTNTVLHLLAAAHEGAVNFTMADIDRMSRKVPNLCKVAPATQQYHMEDVHRAGGVIGILAELDRGGLIHCDCATVHSATMGDALAQWDVIRGEEEQARLRYLAGPGGIPTQVAFSQDSQWPELDLDRAAGCIRDIEHAYSKDGGLAVLYGNLAEQGCIVKTAGVDASILVFSGPARIFESQDAAVEAILGDRIQAGDVVLIRYEGPKGGPGMQEMLYPTSYLKSKGLGKACALITDGRFSGGTSGLSIGHCSPEAAEGGNIGLVEEGDTIEIDIPNRTIRVAVSDATLVERRLAMKARDEQAWQPVNRQRVVSQALRAYAALTTSAARGAVRDLSQLER; from the coding sequence CCCACGGCCGCAACATGGCCGGCGCACGCGCGCTGTGGCGCGCCACCGGAATGAAGGACGGGGATTTCGACAAGCCGATCATCGCGATCGCCAATTCGTTCACCCAGTTCGTGCCCGGTCATGTGCACCTGAAGGACCTGGGCCAGCTGGTCGCGCGCGAGATCGAGCGGGCCGGCGGCGTGGCCAAGGAATTCAACACGATCGCGGTCGATGATGGGATCGCGATGGGTCACGGCGGCATGCTGTACTCCCTGCCGTCACGTGACCTGATCGCCGACAGTGTCGAGTACATGGTGAATGCGCATTGTGCGGACGCACTGGTGTGCATCTCCAACTGCGACAAGATCACCCCGGGAATGCTCAACGCCGCGCTGCGCCTGAACATCCCGACCGTGTTCGTGTCCGGCGGTCCGATGGAGGCCGGCAAGGTCAGCCTGGCGACCAAGGGCAACGTCAAGCTGGACCTGGTCGATGCCATGGTGTCAGCGGCCGACCCGCACGAGACCGACGAGGACGTCGCGGCGATCGAGCGCTCCGCGTGTCCAACCTGTGGTTCCTGTTCCGGGATGTTCACCGCGAACTCGATGAACTGCCTGACCGAGGCGTTGGGGCTGTCGCTGCCGGGCAACGGGTCCTTGCTGGCGACCCATGCTGAACGCAAGAATCTGTTCCTCGAGGCGGGGCGGCTGATCGTCGAGCTGGCGCGCCGTTACTACGAGCAGGACGATGTCCGTGTGCTGCCGCGCAGCATTGCGACCTTCGAGGCATTCGAGAACGCCATCGCGCTGGACATTGCGATGGGCGGTTCGACCAACACGGTGTTGCATCTGCTCGCCGCTGCACACGAAGGGGCGGTGAACTTCACGATGGCGGACATCGACCGGATGAGCCGCAAGGTGCCGAACCTGTGCAAGGTCGCGCCCGCGACCCAGCAGTACCACATGGAAGACGTACACCGTGCAGGCGGCGTGATCGGCATCCTCGCCGAGCTCGACCGCGGCGGCCTGATCCATTGCGACTGTGCGACGGTGCACAGTGCGACCATGGGCGACGCGCTCGCCCAATGGGACGTGATCCGTGGTGAAGAGGAGCAGGCCCGACTGCGCTACCTGGCCGGTCCCGGCGGTATCCCGACGCAGGTTGCGTTCAGCCAGGACAGCCAATGGCCGGAACTGGATCTCGACCGCGCCGCAGGTTGTATCCGCGACATCGAGCATGCGTATTCGAAGGACGGGGGGCTCGCGGTGTTGTACGGCAACCTCGCCGAGCAGGGGTGCATCGTCAAGACGGCCGGTGTCGACGCATCGATCCTCGTGTTTTCCGGTCCGGCACGGATCTTCGAGAGCCAGGATGCCGCAGTCGAGGCGATCCTCGGCGACCGGATCCAGGCCGGTGACGTGGTGCTGATCCGCTACGAGGGACCGAAAGGCGGACCGGGTATGCAGGAGATGCTGTATCCCACGAGTTACCTGAAATCGAAGGGCCTGGGCAAGGCCTGCGCGCTGATCACCGATGGACGCTTCTCCGGTGGCACCTCGGGTCTGTCGATCGGCCACTGCTCGCCGGAGGCTGCAGAGGGCGGCAATATCGGTCTGGTCGAGGAGGGTGACACGATCGAGATCGATATCCCGAACCGTACGATCCGGGTGGCGGTCAGTGATGCGACGCTGGTCGAGCGTCGCCTGGCGATGAAGGCACGTGACGAACAGGCCTGGCAACCGGTCAACCGGCAGCGCGTCGTGTCACAGGCATTGCGCGCCTATGCGGCGCTGACCACGTCTGCGGCGCGCGGAGCGGTCCGCGACCTGTCGCAGCTCGAGCGCTAG
- a CDS encoding TIGR04211 family SH3 domain-containing protein, with amino-acid sequence MEPVKKIVTLALILCSASVAAKTAYVTDQLDITLRTGETTSHRILRMLPTGERLEVLGTNPQSGYTKVRTSNGAEGYVLTRQLVDQPVARDRLAEAEAEVASLKAAPGELSSRLANLTEQHRTLQKNFEELKQNKTQVDQEYAALQRTSTNAVRIANERNELRKQVAELTREVEEVKQQNRELENKTAQNWFLIGAGVVVGGIVLGLILPHLRVRRRKSSWGSL; translated from the coding sequence ATCGAACCAGTGAAGAAAATCGTTACGCTTGCCCTCATTCTCTGCAGCGCCAGCGTCGCCGCCAAGACCGCCTACGTGACCGATCAGCTCGACATCACGCTGCGCACCGGCGAAACCACCAGTCACCGGATCCTGCGCATGCTGCCGACCGGCGAACGCCTGGAGGTTCTGGGCACCAATCCGCAGAGCGGCTATACCAAGGTGCGTACCTCGAACGGTGCGGAGGGCTATGTGCTGACCCGCCAGCTGGTCGACCAACCGGTCGCACGCGATCGCCTCGCCGAGGCCGAGGCCGAGGTCGCGTCGCTGAAAGCGGCGCCGGGCGAACTGAGCTCCCGGTTGGCCAACCTGACCGAGCAACATCGCACGCTGCAGAAGAACTTCGAGGAACTGAAGCAGAACAAGACCCAGGTCGACCAGGAATACGCCGCGCTGCAGCGCACCTCGACCAACGCCGTACGCATCGCCAACGAACGCAACGAACTGCGCAAGCAGGTCGCCGAACTGACGCGCGAGGTGGAAGAGGTCAAGCAACAGAACCGCGAACTCGAGAACAAGACCGCGCAGAACTGGTTCCTGATCGGTGCCGGGGTCGTCGTGGGCGGCATCGTGCTCGGGCTGATACTGCCGCACCTGCGCGTACGCCGCCGCAAGAGCTCCTGGGGGTCGCTGTAG
- a CDS encoding ABC transporter ATP-binding protein, translated as MPLLKVEQISAGYGSEIVIESLSFRVNRGEIVSLLGPSGCGKTTALRAIAGFEPVIAGEILIEQRKVSAPGMTVPPEQRSIGMVFQDYALFPHLTVSDNIAFGLRKKAAVDRRVQVEHLLDATGLNGMGDRYPHELSGGQQQRVALARALAPRPTLLLMDEPFSNLDVELRERLSVDVRDLLKSEGISGVLVTHDQHEAFAVSDKVGVMRDGGLLQWDTPYNLYHEPSDRFVADFIGQGRFIAGIVRSPEAFDTEVGILRANRPCTQTVGARVEILIRPDDIVPDEQGEIRAVIKDKAFKGAEILYTLELPTGTRLLSLFPSHYDHHLGDTVRVRMDAEHLICFPGSD; from the coding sequence ATGCCGCTACTCAAGGTCGAACAGATCAGTGCCGGTTACGGCAGCGAGATCGTGATCGAGTCGTTGTCGTTTCGCGTGAACCGCGGCGAGATCGTCAGCCTGTTGGGGCCGAGCGGATGCGGCAAGACGACTGCGTTGCGCGCGATAGCGGGCTTCGAGCCGGTGATCGCCGGAGAGATCCTGATCGAGCAGCGCAAGGTTTCCGCGCCCGGCATGACGGTGCCGCCCGAGCAGCGTTCGATCGGCATGGTGTTTCAGGACTATGCGCTGTTCCCACACCTCACGGTATCCGACAACATCGCGTTTGGCCTGCGCAAAAAAGCAGCCGTCGACCGACGGGTGCAGGTCGAGCATCTGCTGGATGCGACCGGCCTGAACGGCATGGGTGACCGCTATCCGCACGAGTTGTCCGGAGGCCAGCAACAGCGCGTCGCCCTGGCCCGCGCCCTCGCGCCGCGCCCAACGCTGCTGTTGATGGACGAACCCTTCTCCAACCTCGACGTCGAACTGCGCGAGCGGCTGAGCGTGGATGTGCGCGACCTCCTGAAATCGGAAGGCATCAGTGGCGTACTGGTCACCCATGACCAGCACGAGGCGTTCGCGGTCTCGGACAAGGTCGGCGTGATGCGGGACGGCGGCCTGCTGCAATGGGACACGCCGTACAATCTGTACCACGAACCCAGCGACCGGTTCGTCGCCGACTTCATCGGCCAGGGGCGTTTCATTGCCGGCATCGTGCGCTCGCCCGAAGCGTTCGATACCGAGGTCGGAATCCTGCGCGCGAATCGTCCCTGCACACAGACGGTCGGCGCCCGCGTGGAGATACTCATCCGCCCCGACGACATAGTGCCGGACGAGCAGGGCGAGATCCGCGCAGTGATCAAGGACAAGGCCTTCAAGGGTGCCGAAATCCTCTACACACTGGAATTACCGACGGGAACGCGCCTACTATCGCTGTTCCCGAGTCATTACGATCATCACCTCGGGGATACGGTACGGGTCCGGATGGATGCCGAGCATCTGATCTGCTTTCCCGGCAGCGACTGA
- the argF gene encoding ornithine carbamoyltransferase: MHDSQMPRHFLTLLDLSSEELRGIVRRAGELKAMHRAGELHTPLRGKVLAMIFEKSSTRTRVSFEAGMTQLGGAAMFLSPRDTQLGRGEPIEDTARVLSRMVDCVMIRTFDHSTVETFAANSRVPVINGLTDLCHPCQLLADMQTYIEHRGDIAGKTVAWIGDGNNMCNSYIGAARQFGFKLRIACPEGFDPDPEVLECTPGQCEIVRDPRAAVDGADLVVTDTWISMGQEEEKARREKAFTGYMVDRALLDRAAPDAVFLHCLPAYRGKEVTAEVLDAPDSLVWEEAENRMHAQKALLELLLG; encoded by the coding sequence ATGCACGATTCCCAAATGCCCCGTCATTTCCTCACCCTTTTGGATCTCAGCAGCGAAGAGCTGCGCGGCATCGTCCGGCGCGCGGGCGAGTTGAAGGCCATGCACCGCGCCGGCGAATTGCACACGCCATTGCGCGGCAAGGTGCTGGCGATGATCTTCGAGAAGAGTTCCACACGTACCCGTGTGTCATTCGAGGCCGGGATGACTCAGCTCGGCGGTGCGGCGATGTTTCTCTCGCCGCGTGACACCCAGCTGGGACGCGGCGAACCGATAGAGGACACCGCGCGCGTGCTGTCGCGCATGGTCGACTGCGTGATGATCCGCACCTTCGACCACAGCACCGTCGAGACATTTGCGGCGAATTCACGGGTGCCGGTGATCAATGGCCTTACGGATCTGTGTCACCCCTGTCAGCTGCTGGCCGACATGCAGACCTATATCGAACACCGCGGCGACATCGCCGGCAAGACGGTGGCCTGGATCGGCGATGGCAACAATATGTGCAACTCGTACATCGGCGCCGCGCGTCAATTCGGCTTCAAGCTGCGCATCGCCTGTCCCGAAGGCTTCGATCCCGACCCCGAGGTATTGGAATGCACCCCCGGGCAGTGCGAGATCGTGCGCGATCCGCGCGCCGCCGTCGATGGTGCCGACCTGGTCGTCACCGATACCTGGATCAGCATGGGCCAGGAAGAAGAGAAGGCACGCCGCGAGAAGGCCTTTACCGGTTACATGGTCGATCGTGCACTGCTCGACCGGGCCGCCCCCGATGCGGTGTTCCTCCACTGCCTGCCGGCCTATCGCGGCAAGGAGGTCACGGCCGAGGTGCTCGACGCACCCGACAGCCTGGTCTGGGAGGAGGCGGAGAACCGCATGCATGCGCAGAAGGCCCTGCTGGAGCTTTTGCTCGGATGA
- a CDS encoding acetylornithine transaminase — translation MSHSLMNTYKRLPVTFTRGEGALLWDDQGRQYLDALSGIAVSNLGHAHPAVTAAICEQAGRLVHTSNLYGIAAQEALGDVLTRMAGMDRAFFGNSGAEANEAAIKLARLYGHKKGIKPASIVVMENSFHGRTLATLSATGNRKVQAGFEPLVQGFVRVPYGDITALRVVAENQADVVAVLVEPIQGEGGINLPPADYLPAVRELCDQRGWLMILDEIQTGMGRSGKPFAYQHYGFKPDVMTVAKALGNGVPIGACLARGAAAELFGPGNHGSTFGGNPLACAAALSVCETIGEQRLWERAGLLGERIRDGLKSAFAGLPGVREVRGIGLLIGIQLDRPCGELVGAALQHGLLINVTADSVIRLLPPLVLSEQQADRLVAELGDLVRDFLSRS, via the coding sequence ATGAGCCATTCCCTGATGAACACCTACAAGCGTCTGCCGGTGACCTTCACCCGCGGCGAAGGTGCGTTGCTGTGGGACGACCAGGGCAGGCAGTACCTGGATGCGCTCAGCGGCATCGCCGTCAGCAACCTCGGACACGCCCATCCCGCGGTCACCGCCGCGATCTGCGAACAGGCCGGCCGGCTGGTGCACACCTCGAACCTCTACGGCATTGCTGCGCAGGAGGCGCTCGGCGACGTGTTGACCCGCATGGCCGGGATGGATCGCGCCTTTTTCGGCAACTCGGGCGCGGAGGCCAACGAAGCGGCGATCAAGCTCGCCCGCCTGTACGGTCACAAGAAGGGCATCAAACCCGCGTCGATCGTGGTCATGGAGAACAGCTTCCACGGCCGCACGCTGGCGACGTTGAGCGCGACCGGCAACCGCAAGGTCCAGGCGGGATTCGAACCGCTGGTGCAGGGATTCGTGCGCGTTCCTTACGGCGACATCACGGCGCTGCGGGTGGTCGCCGAGAATCAAGCCGACGTCGTGGCGGTGCTGGTCGAACCCATACAGGGTGAAGGCGGGATCAACCTGCCACCTGCCGACTACCTGCCCGCCGTGCGCGAGCTGTGCGACCAGCGCGGCTGGTTGATGATCCTCGACGAGATCCAGACCGGCATGGGCCGTTCGGGCAAGCCGTTCGCCTACCAGCATTACGGGTTCAAGCCGGATGTCATGACCGTGGCCAAGGCCCTCGGCAATGGCGTACCCATCGGGGCCTGCCTGGCGCGTGGCGCTGCCGCGGAACTGTTCGGGCCCGGAAATCACGGCTCGACATTTGGCGGCAACCCACTCGCCTGTGCCGCCGCGCTCAGCGTCTGCGAAACGATCGGCGAACAACGTCTTTGGGAACGCGCCGGGCTGCTTGGCGAACGGATTCGCGACGGCCTGAAATCCGCATTCGCCGGCCTGCCCGGCGTACGCGAAGTGCGCGGCATCGGGCTGCTCATCGGCATACAGCTCGACCGGCCCTGCGGCGAACTCGTCGGCGCGGCGCTGCAACACGGCCTGCTGATCAACGTCACTGCCGATTCGGTGATCCGCCTGCTTCCACCCCTGGTGTTGTCCGAGCAACAGGCCGACCGCCTGGTCGCCGAACTCGGCGACCTGGTGCGAGATTTCCTCTCCCGATCCTGA
- a CDS encoding superoxide dismutase [Fe] (SodB; iron binding; present under aerobic and anaerobic conditions; destroys free radicals), giving the protein MAHQLPALPYAMNALEPVISQETLEYHYGKHHNAYVTNLNNLIPGTEFENMSLEDIIMKSSGGVFNNAAQVWNHTFYWNCLGPNGGGQPSGALADAINQTFGSFDAFKEAFTKSATTNFGSGWTWLVKNSDGGVEIVNTSNAGTPMTDGKTALLTVDVWEHAYYVDYRNARPKYLEEIWKIINWEFVAQQFAG; this is encoded by the coding sequence ATGGCGCACCAACTTCCCGCCCTGCCCTACGCGATGAACGCCCTCGAGCCTGTGATCTCGCAGGAGACCCTGGAATATCACTACGGCAAACACCACAACGCCTATGTGACCAACCTCAACAACCTGATTCCCGGGACAGAATTCGAGAATATGAGCCTCGAGGACATCATCATGAAGTCGTCAGGTGGCGTGTTCAACAATGCCGCCCAGGTGTGGAACCACACGTTCTACTGGAACTGCCTCGGCCCGAACGGCGGCGGTCAGCCGAGCGGCGCGCTCGCCGATGCGATCAACCAGACTTTTGGTTCGTTTGACGCGTTCAAGGAGGCATTCACCAAATCGGCGACCACCAATTTCGGTTCCGGCTGGACCTGGCTGGTCAAGAACAGCGATGGTGGCGTAGAGATCGTCAATACCTCGAACGCCGGCACCCCGATGACCGACGGCAAGACCGCGCTGCTGACAGTCGACGTCTGGGAACACGCCTACTACGTGGACTATCGCAATGCTCGCCCGAAGTACCTCGAGGAGATCTGGAAGATCATCAACTGGGAGTTCGTCGCGCAGCAATTCGCCGGCTGA
- a CDS encoding hydantoinase B/oxoprolinase family protein, which yields MTPAMLNIFASRLDAVCEEMGLVLRNTAFSPNIRDRLDFSCAVFDAAGGLCAQAAHIPVHLGSMAFAMRDIVAGITWRPGDQVILNDPFLGGTHLPDVTVIAPLFVDGGLQAFVVNRAHHADIGATSPGSMPVSVRLEDEGMIIEPVHLVRDGQVDPTVLRRVTGAARNPAESAGDFAAQLAANRAGLARLGALVEGYGSGAFAAGLVELNGYAERLAREALSVLPHGAYRFTDYLDDDGQGQTDIPIKLCLTVSAQGVLADFTGTAAQVRGNVNCPLAVAAAAVYYVFRCLMPPQTPACAGTFAPIMLRAPSGCLLNALRPAAVAAGNVETSTRVVDVVLGALAAAVPELIPAASQGTMNNLAMGSSTAGQSWDYYETIGGGMGAGAQGGGLGGLHTHMTNTLNTPVEVLETRFPLRIEHYGLRRGSGGDGVRRGGDGLVREYRFLAATEFTLLTERRARAPWGIAGGEDGAAGLNLLNDRPLPGKYHGHAQAGDLLRIETPGGGGWGDVRDLR from the coding sequence ATGACCCCCGCGATGTTGAATATCTTCGCCAGCCGCCTCGACGCGGTCTGCGAGGAAATGGGATTGGTCCTGCGCAACACCGCGTTCTCGCCGAACATTCGCGACCGTCTGGATTTCTCCTGCGCGGTGTTTGATGCGGCTGGCGGCCTGTGTGCGCAGGCGGCGCACATCCCGGTGCATCTGGGCAGCATGGCGTTCGCGATGCGCGACATCGTCGCCGGGATCACCTGGCGACCCGGCGATCAGGTGATCCTCAACGATCCTTTCCTCGGCGGTACTCACCTGCCGGATGTCACGGTGATCGCGCCCCTGTTCGTCGACGGCGGCCTGCAGGCCTTCGTTGTCAACCGTGCACACCACGCGGATATCGGCGCGACATCACCCGGGTCCATGCCCGTCTCGGTGCGACTCGAAGACGAGGGGATGATCATCGAACCGGTACATCTGGTGCGCGACGGGCAGGTTGACCCGACGGTGCTTCGACGTGTCACCGGGGCGGCGCGCAACCCTGCCGAGTCGGCGGGGGACTTCGCCGCCCAGCTGGCCGCCAATCGTGCCGGGCTGGCACGCCTCGGCGCCCTGGTCGAAGGGTATGGCAGTGGTGCGTTCGCCGCTGGGCTCGTCGAACTCAACGGGTATGCCGAGCGCCTTGCACGCGAGGCGCTGTCGGTGCTGCCGCACGGCGCGTATCGGTTCACCGACTACCTCGACGATGACGGCCAGGGTCAGACCGATATACCGATCAAGCTGTGTCTTACGGTGTCGGCGCAGGGCGTGCTCGCGGATTTCACCGGGACCGCCGCGCAGGTGCGCGGCAACGTCAACTGTCCGCTGGCGGTGGCCGCGGCGGCGGTGTACTACGTGTTCCGTTGCCTGATGCCGCCGCAGACCCCGGCCTGTGCCGGCACCTTTGCGCCGATCATGCTGCGGGCCCCTTCGGGTTGCCTGCTGAACGCGCTTCGACCGGCCGCGGTCGCGGCCGGCAACGTCGAGACCAGTACCCGCGTGGTCGACGTCGTACTCGGCGCGCTCGCAGCGGCGGTCCCGGAACTGATCCCGGCCGCGAGCCAGGGCACGATGAACAATCTGGCGATGGGTTCGTCGACAGCCGGTCAGTCCTGGGACTACTACGAGACCATCGGTGGCGGAATGGGCGCGGGCGCGCAGGGTGGGGGTCTCGGTGGCCTGCACACGCACATGACCAATACCCTCAACACCCCGGTCGAGGTGCTCGAGACACGCTTTCCGCTGCGCATCGAACATTATGGGTTGCGCCGTGGATCGGGTGGAGACGGTGTGCGCCGGGGGGGTGACGGCCTGGTGCGCGAGTACCGGTTTCTGGCCGCGACCGAGTTCACGTTGTTGACCGAGCGCCGTGCGCGGGCCCCCTGGGGCATCGCCGGCGGTGAGGATGGCGCGGCGGGGCTGAATCTGCTCAACGACCGACCCTTGCCTGGCAAGTACCACGGGCACGCGCAGGCCGGCGACCTGCTGCGGATCGAGACCCCCGGCGGCGGTGGGTGGGGCGATGTGCGGGATCTGCGGTGA